In Bradyrhizobium sp. 1(2017), one DNA window encodes the following:
- a CDS encoding lytic transglycosylase domain-containing protein has translation MAGLSVGCAALAKSNETAADEAKTPAKPAAKDHSKGTGKETSKDTSTAKGASKGAASAPAKDAAKKPAKDAGKDTGKDAGKESPKDKPKPATAAKPAAVAQPAAAPKPAAVSKPAAPAPKPHPAAGTSAPKTAPAAPSTATVRPTAPAPAKPLAAPVLAPATRQHAAPRKPVIPAAVAATSSTSQADKDTLENVIELVRKRKAADATSYAASISDPVARKLAEWIILRSEDNGATVERYRAFISANPSWPSQTFLRRRLEAAMWDDRRDDSVAWSWFENESPISAKGRFTLAKAMLARGDRANAERLVREAWRSDPMSEDTENNALDQFGALLTPGDQKARMDTLLYGSENEAALRAAKRLGAGYVALAKARIAAVKKAPNARALLDAVPRELHNDPGFMFSKIQLLRREEKFAEAAQLMLSAPKDPGRLYNLDEWWIERRLLARKMIDTEEFRSAYLIARDAALPSRDIYKTEQEFTAGWIALRFLSDPAAAAQHFARIGVGSVNPTALARAGYWQGRAAEAMGRQQEARNAYARAAEQSTSYYGQLARAKLGLPQIELNSQPRGRGAERLEIVRAAQLLYELDEREMAVPMLADMGENGDPEALAGLGELTQRYSDARGMLLLGKSALNRGLPFDFYAYPINGIPQFTPIGPEVERSIIYAIARQESAFNPSVVSPAQAYGLMQVTPDAARYVCKRHGATYDLSRLKNDSVYNATLGSAELGGLLEDYRGSYIMTFAAYNAGRGSVKKWVDRYGDPRDPKVDAVDWVELIPFSETRNYVQRIMENLQVYRARFGGGTRLQIEADLRRGAVNLQ, from the coding sequence ATGGCAGGGCTGTCGGTCGGCTGTGCTGCGCTGGCCAAATCCAACGAGACAGCCGCAGACGAGGCCAAGACCCCCGCTAAGCCGGCCGCCAAGGACCATTCCAAGGGAACCGGCAAGGAAACATCCAAAGACACGTCCACCGCCAAGGGCGCCAGCAAGGGTGCGGCCAGCGCCCCGGCCAAGGATGCCGCGAAGAAACCTGCCAAGGACGCCGGCAAGGACACTGGCAAGGACGCGGGCAAGGAATCCCCGAAGGACAAGCCCAAGCCGGCGACAGCAGCGAAGCCGGCGGCAGTAGCGCAGCCGGCCGCAGCACCGAAGCCCGCGGCGGTGTCCAAGCCTGCGGCCCCCGCGCCAAAGCCGCACCCGGCCGCCGGTACTTCGGCGCCCAAGACTGCACCCGCCGCCCCTTCGACGGCCACCGTCAGACCAACCGCCCCGGCCCCCGCCAAACCCCTCGCAGCTCCGGTGCTGGCTCCTGCGACCCGACAGCATGCAGCGCCGCGCAAGCCGGTCATCCCGGCCGCGGTCGCGGCGACATCGTCGACGTCGCAGGCCGACAAGGACACGCTCGAAAACGTCATCGAGCTCGTGCGCAAGCGCAAGGCGGCCGACGCCACCAGCTATGCGGCCTCGATCTCCGATCCCGTCGCGCGAAAGCTCGCGGAGTGGATCATCCTGCGCAGCGAGGACAATGGCGCGACGGTAGAGCGCTATCGGGCCTTCATCTCCGCCAATCCGAGCTGGCCGTCGCAAACTTTCCTGCGCCGGCGCCTCGAGGCTGCGATGTGGGACGATCGGCGCGATGATTCCGTTGCGTGGTCGTGGTTCGAGAACGAGTCTCCGATCTCCGCCAAGGGTCGCTTCACGCTTGCCAAGGCGATGCTGGCGCGCGGCGACCGGGCCAATGCCGAGCGTCTGGTGCGCGAGGCCTGGCGCAGCGATCCGATGTCGGAAGACACGGAGAACAACGCGCTCGACCAGTTCGGCGCCTTGCTGACGCCAGGCGATCAGAAGGCACGGATGGACACCCTGCTCTATGGCAGCGAGAACGAGGCTGCGCTTCGCGCCGCAAAGCGCCTCGGCGCTGGCTATGTCGCGCTGGCCAAGGCCCGCATCGCCGCCGTCAAGAAGGCGCCGAACGCACGCGCGCTGCTCGACGCGGTGCCGCGCGAGCTGCACAACGATCCCGGCTTCATGTTCAGCAAGATCCAGCTGCTGCGCCGCGAGGAGAAATTCGCCGAAGCCGCGCAGCTTATGCTGTCGGCACCGAAGGATCCGGGCCGGCTCTACAATCTCGACGAATGGTGGATCGAGCGCCGTCTTCTGGCGCGCAAGATGATCGACACCGAGGAATTCCGCAGCGCCTATCTGATCGCGCGCGACGCCGCGCTGCCCTCGCGCGACATCTACAAGACCGAGCAGGAGTTCACCGCCGGGTGGATCGCGCTCCGCTTCCTCAGCGACCCCGCCGCCGCCGCGCAGCATTTCGCCCGCATCGGGGTCGGCAGCGTCAATCCGACCGCGCTGGCGCGCGCCGGTTATTGGCAGGGCCGCGCCGCTGAAGCCATGGGTCGCCAGCAGGAGGCGCGCAACGCGTACGCCCGCGCCGCCGAGCAGTCGACCAGCTATTACGGCCAGCTCGCGCGCGCAAAGCTCGGCCTGCCCCAGATCGAGCTCAACAGCCAGCCGCGTGGCCGCGGCGCCGAACGGCTGGAGATCGTGCGCGCCGCGCAGCTGCTCTACGAGCTCGACGAGCGGGAAATGGCCGTGCCGATGCTCGCCGACATGGGCGAGAACGGCGATCCCGAGGCGCTTGCCGGTCTCGGCGAGCTGACCCAGCGCTACAGCGACGCGCGCGGCATGCTGCTGCTCGGCAAGTCCGCGCTCAACCGCGGCCTGCCGTTCGACTTCTACGCTTACCCCATCAACGGCATTCCGCAGTTCACGCCCATCGGGCCCGAGGTCGAGCGCAGCATCATCTATGCGATCGCGCGGCAGGAAAGCGCGTTCAATCCGTCGGTGGTCTCGCCGGCGCAGGCCTATGGGCTGATGCAGGTGACGCCTGACGCCGCCCGCTACGTCTGCAAGCGTCACGGCGCGACCTACGATCTGTCCCGGCTGAAGAACGATTCGGTCTACAACGCCACGCTCGGCTCGGCCGAGCTCGGCGGACTGCTCGAGGATTATCGCGGCTCCTACATCATGACGTTTGCCGCCTACAATGCCGGCCGCGGCAGCGTGAAGAAGTGGGTCGACCGATATGGCGATCCGCGCGATCCGAAGGTCGACGCGGTCGACTGGGTCGAGCTGATTCCGTTCTCCGAGACGCGCAACTACGTGCAGCGGATCATGGAGAACCTTCAGGTCTACCGCGCCCGCTTCGGCGGCGGCACGCGGTTGCAGATCGAGGCTGATTTGCGCCGCGGCGCCGTCAACCTGCAATAG
- the gatB gene encoding Asp-tRNA(Asn)/Glu-tRNA(Gln) amidotransferase subunit GatB: MSTATHKLLKGTTGDWEMVIGMEIHAQVTSNSKLFSGASTAFGGEPNSHVSLVDAAMPGMLPVINEECVRQAVRTGLGLNAKINLRSVFDRKNYFYPDLPQGYQISQYKSPVVGEGEVQVELDGGRSVAIGIERLHLEQDAGKLLHDRSPTMSNVDLNRSGVALMEIVSKPDIRDAEQAKAYVTKLRSILRYLGTCDGDMEKGSLRADVNVSVRKPGAPLGTRCEIKNMNSINFIGQAIEYEARRQIEILEDGGAIDQETRLYDPNKGETRSMRSKEEAHDYRYFPDPDLLPLEFSQSFVDALKAELPELPDQKKTRFVADFGLSAYDASVLVAERESAVFYETVLERLADRARDGKVAANWVINELFGRLNKEGGDITGSPVNAEQLAAIIDLIGEGTISGKIAKDLFEIVWQEGGDPRALVESRGMKQVTDLSAIEKVVDDIIAANPDKAAQVKDKPQSLGWFVGQVMKASGGKANPQSVNELLKSKLGV; this comes from the coding sequence ATGAGCACGGCCACGCACAAGCTTCTCAAGGGCACTACCGGTGACTGGGAGATGGTCATCGGCATGGAGATCCATGCCCAGGTGACCTCGAACTCGAAGCTGTTCTCCGGCGCATCGACCGCGTTCGGCGGCGAGCCGAACAGCCACGTGTCGCTGGTGGACGCCGCGATGCCGGGCATGCTGCCCGTCATCAACGAGGAGTGCGTCAGGCAGGCTGTCAGGACCGGGCTCGGTCTCAACGCGAAGATCAATCTGCGCTCGGTGTTCGACCGCAAGAACTATTTCTATCCGGATCTGCCGCAGGGCTACCAGATCAGTCAGTACAAGTCGCCCGTCGTGGGCGAGGGCGAGGTACAGGTCGAACTCGACGGCGGCCGCAGCGTCGCCATCGGCATCGAGCGGCTGCATCTGGAACAGGACGCCGGCAAGTTGCTGCACGACCGGTCGCCGACGATGTCCAATGTCGATCTCAACCGCTCCGGCGTGGCGTTGATGGAGATCGTCTCCAAACCCGACATCCGCGATGCCGAGCAGGCCAAGGCCTATGTAACCAAGCTGCGCTCGATCCTGCGCTATCTCGGCACCTGCGACGGCGACATGGAGAAGGGATCCTTGCGCGCCGACGTCAACGTCTCGGTGCGCAAGCCGGGCGCGCCGCTTGGCACCCGCTGCGAGATCAAGAACATGAACTCGATCAACTTCATCGGCCAGGCGATCGAGTACGAAGCCCGGCGTCAGATCGAGATCCTCGAGGATGGCGGAGCGATCGACCAGGAGACGCGGCTCTACGATCCCAACAAGGGCGAGACGCGGTCGATGCGGTCGAAGGAAGAGGCGCATGATTACCGCTACTTCCCCGACCCGGACCTGCTGCCGCTGGAGTTCTCGCAAAGCTTCGTCGACGCATTGAAGGCTGAGCTCCCGGAATTGCCGGACCAGAAGAAGACGCGCTTCGTCGCGGATTTCGGCCTGTCGGCCTATGACGCGAGCGTGCTGGTCGCCGAGCGTGAGAGCGCGGTGTTCTACGAGACCGTGCTCGAAAGGCTCGCCGACCGCGCCCGCGACGGCAAGGTGGCGGCGAACTGGGTGATCAACGAGCTGTTCGGCCGTCTCAACAAGGAAGGCGGGGATATTACGGGCTCTCCGGTCAACGCCGAGCAGCTCGCTGCGATCATCGACCTGATCGGCGAGGGCACGATCTCGGGCAAGATCGCCAAGGATCTGTTCGAGATCGTCTGGCAGGAGGGCGGCGATCCCCGCGCGCTGGTGGAAAGCCGCGGCATGAAGCAGGTCACCGACCTTTCGGCGATCGAAAAAGTCGTCGACGACATCATCGCGGCCAATCCCGACAAGGCCGCGCAGGTCAAGGACAAGCCGCAGTCGCTCGGCTGGTTCGTCGGCCAGGTGATGAAGGCGTCCGGCGGCAAGGCCAACCCGCAGAGCGTCAACGAGCTGCTCAAGTCCAAGCTCGGCGTCTGA
- the gatA gene encoding Asp-tRNA(Asn)/Glu-tRNA(Gln) amidotransferase subunit GatA — protein MTDLTSLTLAEARKGLADKTFTSLELTDAHLSAIEAARVLNAFVMETPDQARAMAKAVDEKIAKGEGGPLAGIPLGIKDLFATKGVRTTACSKILGNFVPTYESTVTSQLWRDGAVMLGKLNNDEFAMGSANETSCFGPVGNPWRREGSNTTLVPGGSSGGSASAVAALLCMGATATDTGGSIRQPAAFTATVGIKPTYGRCSRWGIVAFASSLDQAGPIARSVRDAAMLLRSMAGHDPKDTTSVDMPVPDYEAAIGKSVKGIRIGIPKEYRLDGMPAEIEKLWSEGAAWLKAAGAELVEVSLPHTKYALPAYYIVAPAEASSNLARYDGVRYGLRESAKNIIEQYENTRAEGFGAEVKRRVMIGTYVLSAGYYDAYYLRAQKVRTLIKKDFEDCFAKGVDAILTPATPSAAFGIGEKGGADPVEMYLNDIFTVTVNMAGLPGIAVPAGKDVQGLPLGLQLIGRPFDEETLFSLGEVIELAAGRFTPARWW, from the coding sequence ATGACCGATTTGACATCGCTGACGCTCGCCGAGGCCCGCAAGGGTCTCGCCGACAAGACTTTCACGTCCCTCGAGCTGACCGACGCGCATCTTTCCGCGATCGAAGCTGCGCGCGTGCTCAATGCCTTCGTGATGGAGACGCCGGATCAGGCGCGCGCCATGGCGAAGGCCGTCGACGAGAAGATCGCCAAGGGTGAGGGCGGTCCGCTTGCCGGCATTCCGCTCGGCATCAAGGATTTGTTCGCGACCAAGGGCGTGCGCACCACGGCGTGCTCGAAAATCCTCGGCAATTTCGTGCCGACCTACGAGTCCACCGTCACCTCGCAGCTCTGGCGGGACGGCGCGGTGATGCTCGGCAAGCTCAACAATGACGAATTCGCGATGGGCTCGGCGAACGAGACCTCGTGCTTCGGCCCCGTCGGCAATCCCTGGCGGCGCGAGGGAAGCAACACGACGCTGGTGCCGGGCGGCTCGTCCGGCGGCTCGGCCTCGGCCGTGGCCGCGCTGCTGTGCATGGGCGCGACCGCGACCGATACCGGCGGCTCGATCCGCCAGCCGGCGGCATTCACCGCGACCGTCGGCATCAAGCCGACCTACGGCCGCTGCTCGCGCTGGGGCATCGTCGCCTTTGCCTCCTCGCTCGACCAGGCAGGTCCGATCGCACGCAGCGTGCGCGATGCCGCGATGCTGCTGCGCTCGATGGCCGGGCACGATCCAAAGGACACGACTTCCGTCGACATGCCCGTGCCTGACTACGAGGCCGCGATCGGCAAGTCCGTGAAGGGCATCAGGATCGGCATTCCCAAGGAGTACCGCCTCGACGGTATGCCGGCCGAGATCGAGAAGCTTTGGAGCGAGGGCGCGGCCTGGCTGAAGGCGGCCGGCGCCGAGCTCGTCGAGGTGTCGCTGCCGCACACGAAATACGCGCTGCCGGCTTATTACATCGTGGCGCCTGCGGAGGCCTCCTCCAACCTCGCGCGCTATGATGGTGTCCGCTACGGCCTGCGCGAGTCGGCCAAGAACATCATCGAGCAGTACGAGAACACCCGCGCCGAAGGCTTCGGTGCCGAGGTGAAGCGCCGCGTCATGATCGGCACCTATGTGCTGTCGGCCGGCTATTACGACGCATACTATTTGCGCGCCCAGAAGGTGCGCACGCTGATCAAGAAGGATTTCGAGGACTGCTTTGCCAAGGGCGTGGATGCCATCCTCACGCCGGCGACGCCCTCGGCCGCCTTCGGCATCGGTGAGAAGGGCGGTGCCGATCCCGTCGAGATGTATCTCAACGACATCTTCACGGTGACCGTGAACATGGCGGGGCTGCCGGGCATCGCCGTGCCCGCCGGCAAGGATGTGCAAGGCCTGCCGCTCGGCCTGCAGCTGATCGGACGGCCCTTCGACGAGGAGACGCTGTTCTCGCTCGGCGAGGTGATCGAGCTGGCCGCCGGCCGCTTCACGCCCGCGAGGTGGTGGTGA
- the gatC gene encoding Asp-tRNA(Asn)/Glu-tRNA(Gln) amidotransferase subunit GatC codes for MSVDAATVRRIAHLARIAVSEGEVPHLQGELNAMLAFVEQLSEVNVEGVEPMTSVTPMQMKKRQDVVNDGEIADDIVANAPATEGHFFLVPKVVE; via the coding sequence ATGTCCGTCGACGCCGCTACCGTCCGCCGCATCGCGCATCTGGCGCGTATTGCGGTTTCCGAGGGCGAGGTCCCGCATCTGCAGGGCGAGCTCAACGCCATGCTCGCCTTCGTCGAGCAGCTCTCGGAGGTCAACGTCGAGGGCGTGGAGCCGATGACATCGGTCACCCCGATGCAGATGAAGAAGCGGCAAGACGTGGTCAATGACGGCGAGATCGCCGACGATATCGTTGCCAACGCGCCCGCGACCGAAGGACACTTCTTCTTGGTGCCGAAGGTGGTCGAGTAA
- a CDS encoding NAD(P)H-dependent flavin oxidoreductase — protein MWPDRRLIDLFKTEFPIVLAPMAGVMDAELVIAAAQGGALGSLPCAMISAEKAREQVGLIRQRVKAPVNINFFCHTPVELTAEAEARWKQRLTGYYSEHGLDPAAPIAAANRAPFDAAFCEVVEELKPEVVSFHFGLPDAGLLKRVKAAGCRVISSATTVKEAEWLEQHGVDAVIAQGAEAGGHRGMFLTDTIAEQPGTFALVPQVVDAVKVPVIAAGGIADGRGIAAAFALGAAGVQIGSAYLRCPESKVSAGGRKVLAEARDDSTVITNVMTGRPARGVQNRLMREAGPVSPDAPPFPHAATALGPLKAAAEKQGRVDFTNLWAGQAVALGREVSAAELTRDLAKSALDRLKALAG, from the coding sequence ATGTGGCCTGACCGTCGACTGATCGACCTTTTCAAGACCGAATTCCCGATCGTGCTGGCGCCGATGGCCGGTGTGATGGACGCCGAGCTGGTGATTGCGGCGGCGCAAGGCGGAGCGCTGGGCTCGCTGCCCTGCGCGATGATCTCGGCGGAGAAGGCGCGCGAGCAGGTCGGTCTCATCCGCCAGCGCGTGAAGGCGCCGGTCAACATCAACTTCTTCTGCCACACGCCGGTCGAGCTGACGGCCGAGGCGGAGGCGCGCTGGAAGCAGCGGCTCACCGGCTATTACAGCGAGCATGGTCTCGATCCGGCGGCGCCGATCGCCGCGGCCAACCGTGCACCGTTCGACGCTGCCTTCTGCGAGGTCGTCGAGGAACTGAAGCCGGAAGTCGTCAGCTTCCATTTCGGCCTGCCTGACGCGGGGCTGCTCAAGCGGGTCAAGGCAGCCGGCTGCCGTGTCATCTCGTCGGCTACCACGGTGAAGGAAGCGGAATGGCTCGAGCAGCACGGCGTCGACGCGGTGATTGCGCAGGGCGCGGAGGCGGGCGGCCATCGCGGCATGTTCCTGACCGACACGATCGCCGAACAGCCCGGCACTTTCGCCCTGGTGCCGCAGGTCGTCGATGCCGTGAAGGTGCCGGTGATCGCGGCCGGTGGCATCGCCGACGGGCGTGGCATCGCAGCCGCCTTTGCGCTCGGCGCCGCCGGCGTGCAGATCGGCAGCGCGTATCTGCGCTGTCCGGAGTCCAAGGTCAGCGCGGGCGGCCGCAAGGTGCTCGCCGAGGCGCGGGACGATTCCACCGTCATCACCAATGTCATGACCGGCCGTCCGGCGCGCGGGGTGCAGAACCGCCTGATGCGCGAGGCCGGCCCCGTCTCGCCGGACGCGCCGCCCTTTCCCCATGCCGCGACCGCGCTGGGGCCGCTCAAGGCGGCTGCCGAAAAGCAGGGCAGGGTGGATTTCACCAATCTCTGGGCAGGCCAGGCCGTGGCCCTCGGCCGCGAGGTCTCTGCGGCCGAATTGACCCGGGATCTCGCCAAATCGGCGCTGGACCGCCTGAAGGCCCTCGCAGGATAG
- a CDS encoding NAD(P)H-dependent flavin oxidoreductase codes for MPIATSLTRLLEIRHPVLLAPMDVIAGSRLVTAVSGAGGFGILGGGYGERAWLEQETAKLAGSSAPFGIGFITWSLAKRPELLDIALAARPSAIMLSFGDPAPFAPRIKSAGAQLICQAQDEAMARQALDAGADILIAQGTEAGGHGASRTTIDLLPAIVDLAAGRVPVVAAGGIADGRGLAAMMMLGASGVLLGTRFYASQEADGAEEAKRRICAASSGSTVRGIIFDLSRNNVWPSPFTGRCLVNDHARRWIGREVELMQNVAAVAAEYAAAKAAGNFDVAAVIAGEAVGLIHDIPSAAEIVERIAIEAEQLLEGRRNSAGGVLPSPFAGEGGAQRRMRGSIRRE; via the coding sequence ATGCCCATTGCAACGTCGCTGACGAGGCTGCTGGAGATCAGGCATCCTGTTTTGCTGGCGCCGATGGATGTCATCGCCGGCAGCCGTCTGGTGACGGCCGTGAGCGGCGCTGGAGGGTTTGGCATTCTGGGCGGCGGTTATGGCGAGAGGGCGTGGCTGGAGCAGGAGACTGCGAAGCTCGCCGGATCGTCGGCACCGTTCGGGATCGGGTTCATTACCTGGAGCCTCGCCAAGCGACCCGAGCTGCTCGACATCGCGCTCGCCGCGAGGCCATCCGCGATCATGTTGTCGTTCGGCGATCCCGCGCCGTTCGCGCCAAGGATCAAGTCAGCCGGTGCACAACTGATCTGCCAGGCGCAGGACGAAGCGATGGCACGGCAGGCGCTCGATGCCGGCGCTGACATCCTGATCGCGCAGGGAACGGAGGCGGGTGGGCACGGCGCCTCGCGCACCACCATCGATCTCTTGCCTGCGATCGTCGACCTTGCCGCGGGTCGCGTGCCGGTGGTGGCGGCCGGAGGCATCGCCGACGGACGCGGGCTTGCCGCCATGATGATGCTGGGCGCGAGCGGTGTGCTGCTCGGTACGCGCTTCTACGCGAGCCAGGAGGCCGATGGCGCGGAGGAAGCCAAGCGGCGCATCTGCGCGGCAAGCAGCGGCTCGACCGTGCGCGGCATCATCTTCGATCTCTCCCGCAACAATGTCTGGCCGTCGCCGTTCACCGGGCGATGCCTGGTCAACGATCATGCCCGGCGCTGGATCGGGCGTGAGGTCGAGCTGATGCAGAATGTCGCCGCAGTCGCGGCCGAGTATGCGGCGGCCAAGGCCGCCGGCAATTTCGACGTCGCGGCGGTGATCGCAGGGGAGGCGGTCGGACTGATCCATGATATTCCATCCGCAGCCGAGATCGTCGAGCGGATTGCGATTGAAGCGGAGCAGTTGCTGGAAGGAAGACGCAATTCGGCGGGAGGTGTTCTTCCTTCTCCCTTTGCGGGAGAAGGTGGCGCGCAGCGCCGGATGAGGGGTTCTATCCGCCGAGAATGA
- a CDS encoding LysR family transcriptional regulator: protein MELSDLQTFAAVARAGGITRAAEELNTVQSNVTQRVKALEAEIGTALFERHARGMTLTGAGKRLLPYAQKMAALSREALLAARDDGEPKGPLAIGSMETTAAVRLPLLLADFHRRFPAVRLSLRTAPTADLVAAVLDGTLDGAFVAGPIVHADLIATSAFREELVLVSARRWTSLAELRAGTPESGPTALVFRTGCTYRQRLEQVFVEFGWPSAARFELGTLDGMIGCVAADMGVTLLPRAVVECSAMIGSVSIHTLSASHARVETLFIQRSAGHRTSALSGFAACLKQDEDVIAA from the coding sequence ATGGAACTCAGCGATCTCCAGACCTTTGCTGCGGTCGCCCGCGCCGGCGGTATCACCCGTGCTGCCGAAGAGCTCAACACGGTGCAGTCGAACGTCACCCAGCGCGTGAAGGCGCTGGAGGCCGAGATCGGCACGGCGCTGTTCGAGCGGCACGCACGCGGCATGACGCTGACCGGCGCCGGCAAGCGGCTTCTCCCCTATGCGCAAAAGATGGCGGCGCTGTCGCGCGAGGCCTTGCTCGCCGCGCGTGACGATGGCGAACCGAAAGGACCGCTCGCGATCGGCTCGATGGAGACAACGGCGGCGGTGCGGTTGCCGCTGCTGCTGGCAGATTTCCATCGCCGCTTCCCCGCCGTGCGGCTTTCCCTGCGCACCGCGCCGACCGCCGACCTCGTCGCCGCCGTGCTCGACGGCACGCTCGACGGCGCCTTCGTCGCCGGGCCCATCGTGCATGCCGACCTCATCGCGACGAGCGCCTTCCGCGAGGAGCTGGTGCTGGTCAGCGCGCGGCGCTGGACTTCGCTGGCCGAGCTGCGCGCCGGCACGCCGGAGTCCGGCCCGACCGCGCTGGTGTTCCGCACCGGCTGCACCTACCGCCAGCGGCTCGAGCAGGTGTTCGTCGAATTCGGCTGGCCCTCAGCGGCGCGCTTCGAGCTCGGCACGCTCGACGGCATGATCGGCTGCGTCGCCGCGGACATGGGCGTGACGCTGCTGCCGCGCGCGGTCGTGGAATGCAGCGCGATGATCGGCAGTGTCTCCATCCACACGTTGAGCGCCTCGCATGCGCGCGTCGAGACGCTCTTCATCCAACGCAGCGCCGGACATCGGACCAGCGCGCTCTCCGGCTTTGCCGCGTGCCTGAAGCAGGACGAGGACGTCATCGCAGCCTGA